The proteins below are encoded in one region of Citrobacter enshiensis:
- the proQ gene encoding RNA chaperone ProQ yields MENQPKLNSSKEVIAFLAERFPHCFSAEGEARPLKIGIFQDLVERVEGEMNLSKTQLRSALRLYTSSWRYLYGVKPGATRVDLDGNPCGELDEQHVEHARKQLEEAKARVQAQRAEQQAKKREAAAAAGEKEDAPRRERKPRPAPRRKEGAERKVRAEKPAAKAPRAPREEQHTPVSDISVLTVGQSLKVKAGNNAMDATVLEITKDGVRVQLNSGMSLIVRAEHLVF; encoded by the coding sequence ATGGAAAATCAACCTAAGTTGAATAGCAGTAAAGAAGTTATCGCATTTTTGGCCGAACGTTTTCCCCACTGTTTTAGTGCGGAAGGCGAAGCGCGCCCACTGAAAATTGGCATTTTTCAGGATCTGGTAGAGCGTGTTGAGGGTGAAATGAACCTTAGCAAGACACAACTTCGCTCCGCTTTACGTCTTTACACTTCAAGCTGGCGTTACCTGTACGGTGTTAAACCGGGTGCAACGCGTGTCGATCTCGACGGCAACCCTTGTGGTGAGCTGGACGAGCAGCACGTTGAGCACGCACGTAAGCAGCTTGAAGAGGCAAAAGCTCGCGTTCAGGCGCAGCGCGCAGAACAGCAAGCGAAAAAACGCGAAGCTGCCGCTGCCGCAGGCGAAAAAGAAGACGCCCCGCGTCGCGAACGTAAGCCGCGTCCTGCACCACGCCGCAAAGAAGGCGCTGAACGTAAAGTTCGCGCTGAGAAACCGGCAGCGAAAGCACCTCGTGCACCTCGCGAAGAGCAGCACACCCCGGTTTCTGACATTTCAGTCCTCACGGTAGGGCAGTCTCTGAAGGTGAAAGCAGGTAATAATGCGATGGATGCCACCGTATTAGAAATCACCAAAGATGGCGTCCGTGTACAGCTGAATTCGGGTATGTCTTTGATTGTACGCGCAGAACACCTGGTGTTCTGA
- a CDS encoding GAF domain-containing protein, with amino-acid sequence MNKIELYTDLNRDFQALMAGETSFLATLSNTSALLYERLSEVNWAGFYLLENDTLVLGPFQGKIACVRIPVGRGVCGTAVAQNSVQRIEDVHAFDGHIACDAASNSEIVLPLTVGNRILGVLDIDSTAFGRFTEEDEQGLRQLVAQLETVLAMTDYKKFFAADAG; translated from the coding sequence ATGAACAAAATAGAGTTATACACGGATCTTAATCGCGACTTTCAGGCATTAATGGCAGGTGAAACAAGCTTTCTGGCGACGCTCTCGAACACCAGCGCATTGCTGTATGAACGTCTTTCAGAAGTAAATTGGGCGGGTTTTTACCTGCTTGAAAACGACACGCTGGTGTTAGGTCCGTTCCAGGGGAAAATCGCCTGCGTGCGTATTCCGGTTGGGCGCGGTGTCTGTGGCACGGCAGTGGCGCAGAACAGCGTTCAGCGTATCGAAGATGTTCATGCCTTTGACGGGCATATCGCGTGCGATGCGGCCAGCAATTCCGAAATCGTACTGCCGCTGACGGTCGGGAATCGGATTCTGGGGGTGTTGGACATTGATAGCACGGCGTTTGGTCGCTTCACTGAAGAAGATGAACAGGGGCTGCGTCAGCTTGTCGCACAGCTTGAGACGGTGCTTGCAATGACGGATTACAAAAAATTCTTTGCGGCCGATGCAGGATAA
- the htpX gene encoding protease HtpX, producing the protein MMRIALFLLTNLAVMVVFGLVLSLTGIQSSSVQGLLIMALLFGFGGSFISLLMSKWMALKSVGGEVIEQPRNERERWLMNTVATQARQAGIAMPQVAIYHAPDINAFATGARRDASLVAVSSGLLQNMSPDEAEAVIAHEISHIANGDMVTMTLIQGVVNTFVIFISRILAQIAAGFMGGNREEEGEGGNGNPLIYFAVATVLELVFGILASIITMWFSRHREFHADAGSAKLVGREKMIAALQRLKTSYEPQEASSMMAFCINGKSKSLSELFMTHPPLDKRIEALRSGEYLK; encoded by the coding sequence ATGATGCGAATCGCGCTCTTCCTGCTGACGAACCTGGCCGTGATGGTCGTTTTCGGGCTGGTGCTGAGCCTGACGGGGATACAGTCGAGCAGTGTGCAAGGCCTGCTGATCATGGCGCTGCTGTTTGGTTTTGGTGGTTCCTTCATTTCGCTGCTGATGTCCAAATGGATGGCGCTGAAATCCGTTGGTGGAGAGGTCATCGAGCAACCACGCAATGAAAGAGAACGCTGGCTGATGAATACGGTCGCGACGCAGGCCCGCCAGGCGGGGATTGCTATGCCGCAGGTGGCTATTTACCATGCGCCAGATATCAATGCATTTGCAACTGGTGCTCGTCGTGATGCGTCGTTGGTCGCCGTGAGCTCGGGTTTGCTGCAAAACATGAGCCCGGACGAAGCTGAAGCCGTTATTGCGCATGAGATCAGCCATATCGCTAATGGCGATATGGTGACGATGACCCTGATTCAGGGGGTGGTGAACACGTTTGTTATCTTTATCTCGCGTATTCTTGCGCAGATCGCCGCTGGTTTTATGGGCGGTAACCGTGAAGAAGAAGGTGAGGGTGGCAATGGTAATCCGTTGATCTACTTCGCTGTTGCGACAGTGCTGGAGCTGGTCTTTGGTATTCTGGCGAGCATTATCACCATGTGGTTCTCTCGTCACCGCGAATTCCATGCCGATGCCGGTTCGGCGAAACTTGTCGGTCGCGAAAAAATGATTGCCGCGCTGCAGCGTCTGAAAACCAGCTATGAGCCGCAGGAAGCCAGCAGCATGATGGCATTCTGTATCAACGGCAAGTCGAAATCGCTGAGCGAATTGTTCATGACGCACCCACCGCTGGATAAGCGTATTGAAGCGCTGCGCAGTGGAGAATATCTGAAGTAA
- the prc gene encoding carboxy terminal-processing peptidase: MNTFFRLTALAGLLAIAGQSFAVDDITRADQIPVLKEETQHATVSERVTSRFTRSHYRQFDLDQSFSAKIFDRYLNLLDFSHNVLLASDVEQFAKKKTVLGDELRSGKLDVFYDLYNLAQKRRFERYQYALSVLERPMDFTGTDTFNLDRSKAPWPKNEAELNALWDGKVKFDELSLKLTGKTDKEIRETLTRRYKFAIRRLAQTNSEDVFSLAMTAFAREIDPHTNYLSPRNTEQFNTEMSLSLEGIGAVLQMDDDYTVINSMVAGGPAAKSKAISVGDRIVGVGQNGKGMVDVIGWRLDDVVALIKGPKGSKVRLEVLPAGKGTKTRIVTLTRERIRLEDRAVKMSVKTVGKEKVGVLDIPGFYVGLTDDVKVQLQKLEKQNVSSIVIDLRTNGGGALTEAVSLSGLFIPSGPVVQVRDNNGKVREDSDTDGVVYYKGPLVVLVDRFSASASEIFAAAMQDYGRALIVGEPTFGKGTVQQYRSLNRIYDQMLRPEWPALGSVQYTIQKFYRVNGGSTQRKGVTPDILMPTGNEETETGEKFEDNALPWDSVDAATYVKSEDLTPFGPELLKEHTARIASDPEFQYIMKDIARYNAMKDKRNIASLNFAQREKENNEDDAMRLARINDRFKREGKPPLKNLDDLPKDYQEPDPYLDETVKIALDLAHLEKEKPAEQPAVTQ; this comes from the coding sequence ATGAACACTTTTTTTAGGCTTACCGCGTTAGCTGGCCTGCTTGCAATAGCAGGCCAGTCATTTGCTGTGGACGACATTACGCGTGCCGATCAAATTCCTGTACTGAAGGAAGAAACACAGCATGCGACAGTGAGTGAACGTGTGACGTCCCGTTTCACACGTTCCCACTATCGTCAGTTCGATCTGGATCAGTCGTTTTCGGCGAAAATATTCGATCGTTATCTGAATTTACTCGACTTCAGCCACAACGTGCTGTTGGCGAGCGATGTCGAACAGTTTGCTAAAAAGAAAACCGTGCTGGGCGATGAGCTACGTTCGGGCAAGCTGGATGTCTTTTACGATCTCTATAATCTGGCGCAAAAACGTCGATTTGAACGTTATCAGTATGCGTTAAGCGTACTGGAGCGTCCGATGGATTTCACCGGTACCGATACGTTTAACCTCGATCGCAGCAAAGCCCCCTGGCCGAAGAATGAGGCCGAGCTGAATGCGCTGTGGGATGGCAAAGTAAAATTTGACGAGCTGAGCCTGAAGTTAACGGGCAAGACCGACAAAGAAATTCGTGAGACGCTGACGCGTCGTTACAAATTTGCCATTCGCCGTCTGGCGCAGACCAACAGCGAAGACGTTTTCTCGCTGGCAATGACCGCTTTCGCTCGCGAAATCGATCCGCATACCAATTACCTTTCCCCGCGTAACACGGAACAATTCAATACCGAAATGAGCCTGTCTCTGGAAGGTATTGGCGCTGTGCTGCAGATGGATGATGATTACACGGTCATCAACTCCATGGTGGCTGGCGGTCCGGCGGCGAAGAGCAAAGCGATAAGCGTTGGCGATCGCATTGTGGGCGTCGGCCAGAACGGTAAAGGCATGGTGGATGTGATTGGCTGGCGTCTTGATGATGTTGTTGCGCTGATCAAAGGACCGAAGGGCAGTAAAGTTCGCCTTGAAGTCCTGCCTGCCGGTAAAGGCACGAAGACCCGAATTGTCACGCTGACGCGTGAACGTATCCGCCTTGAAGACCGTGCTGTCAAAATGTCGGTGAAAACCGTCGGCAAAGAAAAAGTGGGCGTGCTGGATATTCCTGGTTTCTATGTTGGCCTGACGGATGATGTCAAAGTTCAACTGCAGAAACTGGAAAAACAGAACGTGAGCAGCATCGTTATCGATCTGCGCACCAACGGTGGCGGCGCGCTGACAGAGGCCGTTTCGCTCTCTGGCTTGTTTATCCCTTCTGGCCCGGTTGTGCAGGTGCGTGACAACAACGGTAAGGTTCGCGAAGACAGCGACACCGACGGCGTTGTCTACTACAAAGGTCCGCTGGTGGTGTTAGTCGACCGCTTTAGCGCATCCGCATCTGAAATTTTTGCCGCCGCAATGCAGGATTATGGGCGTGCGCTGATCGTGGGTGAGCCAACCTTCGGGAAGGGTACCGTGCAGCAGTACCGTTCACTGAATCGTATTTACGACCAGATGCTGCGTCCTGAATGGCCGGCGTTGGGTTCCGTGCAATACACAATCCAGAAGTTCTATCGTGTCAATGGCGGTAGTACTCAGCGTAAAGGCGTTACACCAGATATCCTCATGCCGACAGGTAATGAAGAGACTGAAACCGGTGAGAAGTTCGAAGATAACGCGTTGCCGTGGGACAGTGTTGATGCGGCAACCTATGTGAAGTCAGAGGATTTGACGCCATTCGGTCCGGAATTGCTCAAGGAACACACTGCACGTATCGCCAGTGATCCTGAATTCCAGTACATCATGAAGGATATTGCCCGTTACAACGCCATGAAAGATAAACGCAACATCGCGTCTCTCAATTTTGCGCAACGTGAAAAAGAGAATAACGAAGATGATGCAATGCGACTGGCGCGTATCAATGACCGCTTTAAACGCGAAGGTAAACCACCGCTGAAGAACCTGGACGATCTGCCGAAGGATTACCAGGAGCCCGATCCGTATCTTGATGAGACGGTGAAAATAGCGCTGGACCTGGCCCATCTTGAGAAAGAGAAGCCTGCGGAGCAACCCGCAGTCACGCAATAA
- a CDS encoding PqiB family protein → MSQETPASPTEAQIKTKRRISPFWLLPLIALMIAGWLVWGSYEDRGNTVTIDFMSADGIVPGRTPVRYQGVEVGTVQDINLSKDLRKIKVRVSIKADMKDALREDTQFWLVTPKASLAGVSGLDALVGGNYIGMMPGKGEPSDHFVALDTQPKYRLNNGELMIHLQAPDLGSLNSGALVYFRKIPVGRVYDYAINPNKQGVTIDVLIERRFTNLVKKGSRFWNVSGVNADISLSGAKVKLESLAALVNGAIAFDSPDNSQPAAQDDTFGLYQDLAHSQRGVLVKLELPSGDGLKAGSTPLMYQGLEVGQLTQLHLTSGGKVTGEMTVDPGVVTLLRDSTRIELRNPKLSLSDANLSALLTGKTFELVPGEGVPRSEFVVVPGEQALLHEQNVLTFTLTAPESYGIDAGQPLILHGVQVGQVIERKLTSKGVTFMVAIDPQHRDLVQGDSKFVVNSRVDVKVGLDGIEFLGASASEWISGGIRILPGTKGEMKSSYPLYANLEKAVENSLSDLPTTTVSLSAETLPDVQAGSVVLYRKFEVGEVITVRPRANAFDIDLHIKPEYRNLLTSNSVFWAEGGAKVQLNGSGLTVQASPLSRALKGAISFDNLSGASASQRKGDKRILYASETAARAVGSQITLHAFDAGKLAAGMPIRYLGIDIGQIQTLELITARNEVQAKAVLYPEYVQTFARGGTRFSVITPQISAAGVEHLDTILQPYINVEPGRGNPRREFELQETTITDSRYLDGLSIVVEAPEAGSLNIGTPVLFRGIEVGTVTGMTLGTLSDRVMIAMRISQRYQHLVRNNSVFWLASGYSLDFGLTGGVVKTGTFNQFVRGGIAFATPPGTPLAPKAQAGKHFLLLEVEPKEWREWGTALPR, encoded by the coding sequence ATGAGTCAGGAAACGCCCGCTTCGCCGACGGAAGCGCAGATTAAAACAAAACGCCGTATTTCTCCCTTCTGGCTGCTGCCGCTCATTGCCCTGATGATCGCAGGATGGCTGGTTTGGGGAAGTTATGAAGATCGCGGTAATACCGTCACCATCGATTTTATGTCGGCGGATGGCATTGTTCCTGGCCGAACCCCCGTGCGTTATCAAGGGGTTGAAGTTGGCACGGTGCAGGATATCAATCTGAGTAAAGACCTGCGCAAAATCAAAGTTCGCGTCAGTATCAAGGCCGACATGAAAGATGCACTGCGTGAAGATACGCAGTTCTGGCTGGTCACGCCGAAAGCGTCTCTGGCGGGGGTTTCCGGCCTGGACGCGCTGGTCGGCGGCAACTATATCGGCATGATGCCCGGAAAAGGCGAGCCCAGCGATCACTTTGTGGCGCTGGATACACAACCAAAATATCGCCTGAACAACGGCGAATTAATGATCCATCTTCAGGCGCCGGATCTCGGCTCTCTCAACAGTGGCGCGCTGGTCTATTTCCGTAAAATTCCGGTTGGCCGCGTCTATGACTACGCCATCAACCCCAATAAACAAGGGGTCACGATTGATGTGCTGATTGAACGACGCTTCACTAACCTGGTGAAAAAAGGCAGCCGTTTCTGGAATGTCTCGGGGGTGAATGCCGACATCAGTCTCAGCGGCGCAAAAGTGAAACTGGAAAGTCTGGCGGCGCTGGTGAACGGCGCTATCGCGTTTGATTCCCCCGACAATTCTCAGCCCGCTGCCCAGGATGATACTTTCGGGTTGTACCAGGATCTCGCGCACAGTCAACGTGGCGTACTGGTAAAACTTGAGCTGCCCAGTGGCGACGGCCTGAAGGCCGGTTCAACGCCATTGATGTATCAGGGGCTGGAAGTGGGTCAGTTAACCCAACTGCATCTTACCTCCGGCGGAAAAGTGACCGGTGAAATGACGGTGGATCCTGGCGTTGTGACACTGCTGCGCGATTCAACACGCATTGAGCTACGCAATCCGAAACTGTCGCTCAGCGATGCCAACCTCAGCGCATTACTCACCGGCAAAACCTTCGAACTGGTGCCCGGTGAAGGTGTGCCGCGTAGCGAGTTTGTGGTGGTGCCGGGCGAACAAGCCCTGCTTCATGAGCAAAATGTCCTGACCTTTACCCTCACCGCGCCGGAAAGCTACGGCATTGATGCCGGACAGCCGCTTATTCTGCACGGGGTGCAGGTGGGCCAGGTCATTGAGCGTAAACTCACCAGCAAAGGCGTCACATTTATGGTCGCTATCGATCCACAACATCGCGATCTGGTTCAGGGCGACAGCAAATTCGTGGTCAATAGCCGTGTCGATGTCAAAGTCGGTCTGGACGGCATTGAGTTTCTCGGCGCCAGCGCCAGTGAATGGATAAGCGGCGGCATTCGCATTTTGCCTGGCACAAAGGGCGAGATGAAGTCCAGTTATCCGCTGTACGCCAATCTGGAAAAAGCCGTAGAAAACAGCCTGAGCGACTTGCCGACAACCACCGTGAGCCTCAGCGCCGAAACATTACCGGATGTACAGGCCGGTTCCGTCGTGCTGTACCGTAAATTTGAAGTGGGTGAAGTGATCACCGTGCGTCCGCGCGCCAATGCCTTTGATATTGATCTGCATATCAAGCCTGAATACCGCAATCTGCTAACCAGCAACAGCGTGTTCTGGGCTGAGGGCGGCGCGAAAGTACAGCTCAATGGCAGCGGCCTTACCGTGCAAGCCTCCCCGCTCTCCCGGGCGCTAAAAGGGGCTATCAGCTTCGATAATTTGAGCGGCGCCAGCGCCAGCCAACGTAAAGGCGACAAACGGATCCTTTATGCGTCGGAAACCGCAGCCCGCGCGGTCGGCAGCCAGATCACCTTACACGCCTTCGACGCGGGAAAACTCGCCGCAGGCATGCCGATTCGTTACCTCGGCATCGACATTGGACAGATCCAGACGCTTGAGTTGATTACTGCACGCAATGAAGTTCAGGCCAAAGCGGTACTCTACCCGGAATATGTGCAAACCTTTGCCCGGGGCGGTACCCGTTTCTCGGTGATCACCCCGCAAATCTCTGCCGCGGGCGTCGAGCATCTGGATACTATTTTGCAGCCTTACATCAACGTTGAACCGGGGCGCGGCAATCCACGTCGCGAATTCGAGCTACAGGAAACCACCATTACTGACTCGCGCTATCTTGATGGCCTGAGCATTGTGGTTGAAGCCCCTGAAGCCGGTTCGCTGAACATCGGTACGCCGGTTCTGTTCCGGGGAATTGAAGTGGGCACGGTAACCGGAATGACGTTGGGAACACTGTCTGACCGTGTGATGATCGCCATGCGTATCAGCCAGCGTTATCAGCACCTCGTACGCAACAACTCCGTCTTCTGGCTGGCTTCCGGCTATAGCCTCGATTTCGGTCTGACCGGCGGGGTCGTGAAGACAGGTACCTTTAATCAGTTCGTTCGTGGCGGTATCGCGTTTGCCACCCCGCCAGGCACGCCGCTGGCACCGAAAGCGCAGGCAGGTAAACACTTCCTGCTGCTGGAAGTTGAACCCAAAGAGTGGCGCGAGTGGGGTACGGCTCTCCCTCGTTAA
- the yebS gene encoding membrane integrity lipid transport subunit YebS: protein MALNTPHITPTKKIAVRSIGEALPRAHYQRCPQCDLLFSLPKMRSYQSAYCPRCQAKIRDGRDWSLTRLAAMAITMLLLMPFAWGEPLLHIYLLGVRIDANVMQGIWQMTKQGDPITAAMVLFCVAGAPLVLVTAIAYLWFGNILGMNLRPVLLMLERLKEWVMLDIYLVGIAVASIKVQDYAFLLPGVGLTAFIALVILSILTLSHLNVEQLWERFYPQKPARRPDEKLRVCLGCHFTGYPDPRGRCPRCHIPLRLRRKQSIQKCWAALLASIVFLLPANLMPISIIYVNGGRQEDTIFSGIMSLASSNVAVAAVVFIASILVPFTKIIVMFTLLISIHFNSVLGLQMRIRLLRLVTWIGRWSMLDLFVISLTMSLINRDQILAFTMGPAALYFGSAVILTILSVEWLDSRLLWDAHESGNARFADGSAD from the coding sequence ATGGCTCTTAATACTCCACATATCACGCCAACGAAAAAAATAGCGGTCAGATCCATCGGCGAGGCATTGCCCCGTGCACATTATCAACGTTGCCCTCAGTGCGACCTGCTGTTCAGCCTGCCTAAAATGCGTTCTTACCAGAGCGCGTACTGCCCGCGCTGTCAGGCCAAAATTCGCGACGGCCGCGACTGGTCGCTGACGCGTCTGGCGGCGATGGCCATCACGATGCTGTTGCTGATGCCTTTTGCCTGGGGTGAACCGCTGCTGCACATCTATTTACTCGGGGTACGCATTGACGCCAACGTCATGCAGGGTATCTGGCAGATGACAAAACAGGGCGACCCGATTACCGCCGCGATGGTGCTTTTTTGTGTCGCCGGTGCGCCGCTGGTGCTGGTGACCGCCATCGCCTACCTGTGGTTTGGCAACATTCTGGGTATGAACCTGCGCCCGGTGCTGTTGATGCTGGAAAGGTTAAAAGAGTGGGTCATGCTGGATATCTACCTGGTCGGCATCGCGGTGGCATCAATTAAAGTGCAGGATTACGCCTTTTTGCTACCAGGTGTCGGGCTCACTGCCTTCATCGCGCTGGTGATCCTCAGTATTCTGACCTTATCCCACCTCAATGTGGAGCAGTTATGGGAGCGCTTTTACCCTCAGAAACCGGCCCGGCGTCCCGACGAAAAACTTCGCGTTTGTCTTGGATGTCACTTTACCGGTTACCCTGATCCCCGTGGGCGTTGCCCTCGCTGTCATATCCCACTGCGGTTGCGCAGAAAGCAGAGCATACAAAAATGTTGGGCCGCCTTATTAGCCTCCATCGTCTTTTTGCTACCGGCCAACCTGATGCCCATTTCGATTATTTATGTCAATGGCGGGCGTCAGGAAGACACTATTTTTTCAGGTATTATGTCACTGGCGAGCAGCAATGTTGCGGTGGCCGCCGTGGTCTTTATCGCCAGTATCCTGGTGCCATTTACCAAAATAATTGTGATGTTTACACTGTTGATCAGTATCCACTTCAACTCTGTGCTGGGGCTGCAAATGCGTATCCGGCTTCTGCGGCTGGTTACCTGGATTGGTCGTTGGTCAATGCTGGATCTCTTTGTTATTTCATTAACGATGTCTCTGATTAATCGCGATCAGATACTGGCTTTTACTATGGGACCGGCTGCGCTGTATTTCGGCTCAGCGGTAATATTGACTATTCTTTCAGTCGAATGGCTGGATAGCCGCTTACTTTGGGATGCACATGAGTCAGGAAACGCCCGCTTCGCCGACGGAAGCGCAGATTAA
- the kdgR gene encoding DNA-binding transcriptional regulator KdgR, producing MAIADLDKQPDSVSSVLKVFGILQALGEEREIGITELSQRVMMSKSTVYRFLQTMKTLGYVAQEGESEKYSLTLKLFELGARALQNVDLIRSADIQMRELSRLTKETVHLGALDEDSIVYIHKIDSMYNLRMYSRVGRRNPLYSTAIGKVLLAWRDRDEVKQIMEGVEYKRSTDRTITSTDELLTLLDKVREQGYGEDNEEQEEGLRCIGVPVFDRFGVVIAGLSISFPTLRFSEERLHEYVEMLHTAARKISEQMGYNDYPF from the coding sequence ATGGCTATCGCAGATCTGGATAAACAACCTGATTCTGTTTCTTCTGTGCTGAAGGTGTTTGGCATTTTACAGGCGCTGGGGGAAGAGCGCGAAATTGGTATTACCGAGTTGTCGCAACGCGTCATGATGTCGAAAAGCACTGTTTATCGCTTTTTGCAGACCATGAAAACGCTGGGATATGTGGCTCAGGAAGGCGAGTCGGAAAAGTATTCTCTGACCCTGAAGCTGTTTGAATTGGGCGCACGTGCTTTACAGAATGTTGATCTGATCCGTAGCGCCGATATTCAAATGCGTGAGCTTTCGCGTCTGACCAAAGAAACGGTACACCTCGGTGCGCTGGATGAAGACAGTATCGTCTACATTCACAAAATAGATTCAATGTACAACCTGCGTATGTACTCGCGGGTTGGACGTCGTAACCCGCTGTACAGTACCGCGATTGGTAAAGTGCTTTTGGCCTGGCGCGATCGTGACGAAGTCAAACAGATCATGGAAGGGGTTGAGTATAAGCGCAGCACTGACCGTACTATAACTTCTACTGATGAATTACTGACATTGCTGGATAAAGTCCGTGAGCAGGGTTATGGCGAAGATAACGAAGAGCAGGAAGAAGGTTTACGCTGTATTGGCGTACCGGTATTCGACCGCTTCGGGGTCGTCATTGCGGGTCTGAGCATCTCCTTCCCGACGCTGCGCTTCTCAGAAGAGCGTTTGCACGAGTATGTCGAAATGCTGCACACGGCGGCACGCAAGATTTCCGAGCAAATGGGCTATAACGACTACCCGTTCTAA
- a CDS encoding MFS transporter, whose product MEKRQTDGLPVPQRYGAILTIVIGISMAVLDGAIANVALPTIAADLQASPASSIWVVNAYQIAIVVSLLSLSFLGDMFGYRRIYKCGLVIFLLASLFCALSDSLQMLTMARVVQGFGGAALMSVNTALIRLIYPQRHLGRGMGINSFIVAVSSAAGPTLAAAILSVASWQWLFLINVPLGILALLLAMRFLPPNGSRSTKPRFDLPSAVMNALTFGLLITALSGFAQGQSLLLIAAELGIMLVVGFFFIRRQLSLPVPLLPVDLLRIPLFSLSIGTSICSFCAQMLAMVSLPFFLQTVLGRSEVETGLLLTPWPLATMVMAPLAGYLIEKVHAGLLGALGLAVMAAGLFSLMLLPASPSDISIIWPMILCGAGFGLFQSPNNHTIITSAPRERSGGASGMLGTARLLGQSSGAALVALMLNLFGDGGTHIALMVAGIMATLAAIVSGLRITQPRAGA is encoded by the coding sequence ATGGAAAAACGCCAGACAGATGGATTGCCTGTTCCTCAACGGTACGGTGCCATTCTCACCATCGTTATTGGTATTTCGATGGCCGTCCTCGACGGTGCAATTGCTAACGTTGCGCTCCCCACGATAGCCGCCGATCTTCAGGCTTCACCCGCCAGTTCAATCTGGGTGGTGAACGCCTACCAAATTGCCATTGTGGTGTCCCTGCTCTCTCTCTCATTCCTGGGGGATATGTTTGGTTATCGACGTATATATAAATGCGGGTTAGTTATTTTCCTGCTGGCGTCCCTGTTTTGTGCCTTGTCTGACTCATTGCAAATGCTGACGATGGCGCGCGTCGTACAGGGATTTGGCGGGGCGGCGCTGATGAGCGTCAACACCGCGCTAATTCGCCTTATTTATCCCCAGCGTCATCTTGGACGAGGAATGGGCATTAACTCATTCATTGTCGCCGTATCATCAGCGGCAGGTCCCACACTAGCTGCCGCCATCCTCTCAGTCGCGTCGTGGCAGTGGTTATTTCTGATTAACGTGCCGCTAGGCATCCTGGCATTGCTACTGGCCATGCGCTTTTTGCCGCCCAACGGATCGCGCAGTACGAAACCGCGCTTTGACCTGCCGAGCGCAGTGATGAACGCCTTAACTTTCGGACTGCTGATCACCGCCCTTAGCGGATTCGCACAGGGACAGTCATTGCTGCTGATCGCCGCCGAGTTAGGCATCATGCTTGTTGTCGGTTTTTTCTTTATTCGCCGCCAGCTTTCGCTTCCGGTTCCCTTACTGCCGGTGGACTTGCTGCGAATCCCGCTTTTTTCCCTCTCTATTGGCACCTCGATCTGCTCCTTTTGCGCGCAAATGCTCGCCATGGTGTCCCTGCCCTTTTTCCTGCAAACCGTTTTAGGCCGCAGCGAAGTGGAAACCGGCCTGTTGTTAACGCCCTGGCCGCTGGCCACGATGGTGATGGCGCCGCTTGCCGGTTACTTAATCGAAAAGGTACATGCGGGTCTGCTGGGCGCATTGGGGTTGGCGGTGATGGCGGCAGGCTTGTTTTCCCTGATGTTGTTGCCTGCTTCTCCCTCTGACATCAGTATTATCTGGCCAATGATCCTGTGCGGCGCCGGTTTCGGTTTATTCCAGTCGCCAAACAACCATACGATCATCACCTCAGCCCCCCGCGAGCGTAGCGGAGGTGCGAGTGGCATGCTGGGAACGGCACGTTTACTGGGGCAAAGTTCGGGGGCCGCATTGGTAGCGCTAATGCTGAACCTGTTCGGCGATGGTGGAACCCACATCGCGCTGATGGTTGCAGGTATTATGGCCACGCTGGCGGCCATTGTGAGTGGTTTGCGCATCACGCAACCCCGGGCAGGAGCATAA